The genomic DNA GCTTCTGCATCTACTTCATTAAATTCAACTCCGTATTCTTTTAATTTTTGAGTATATTCATTTTCTAGAACCACTGTAGCTGCTAAGTTATCTAATGCTCCTGCATCTACTTCTTCTTGAATTATAGTTCTTTGTTCATCTGTTAAACTATCCCATGTTTTTTTAGAAATACATACAGCAGATACTCCTAATAAATGTCTTGTCAAAGAGTATTTTTTTACATTTTCATATTGTTTAGTACCATAATATGTCATGATAGAACCTTCAACACCATCTATAACACCTTGTTGAATAGCTGCATATGTGTCTGGATAAGGCATTGCAACTGGGTTTCCTCCAAGTGCTTTAATTGTATAAGTATATAATTGGCTGGTTGGAACTCTGATATTTAATCCTTTCATATCATCAGGAGTTTTAATAACTTTATTTGTCATCATACTTCTAAATCCAAATACCCAATCAAGTGATAAAACTTTAATTCCTTTATCTTCAGCTAATTTATTAAGCTCTTGAACTAAAGGTGTTTTTACCATTCTTAAGTATTCATCAAAGCTTTGATATAATAAAGGACCTGTAACAGCATTGTAATCAGGCACGTAATCTCCTAAGAAGTTAACTCCATCAACAGAAATCCAGTCAGAACCATTTGCAACTTGTTCCATACTGTCTTTTCCTATAGGTAAAGTTCCACTTGTAAATAATTGTAATTCTAATGACCCTTTACTTCTTTCATTGATTTTGTCTACAACTTTTTTAAATGATTTCGCAGTTTGTTCATCATCAACAAATTTCATACTTACTTTAATAACTTTCTTATCACTGTTTTGTTTTGTGGCACTTTTATCTTTTTCTCCACAAGCAACAAAGAAAAGTAATAAAGTAATTGAAAGTAACACACTTCTAATCGCTTTTTTCATGCTTCTCCTCCAACTCAATTTTTTATTGTGGTG from Fusobacterium hominis includes the following:
- a CDS encoding C4-dicarboxylate TRAP transporter substrate-binding protein — its product is MKKAIRSVLLSITLLLFFVACGEKDKSATKQNSDKKVIKVSMKFVDDEQTAKSFKKVVDKINERSKGSLELQLFTSGTLPIGKDSMEQVANGSDWISVDGVNFLGDYVPDYNAVTGPLLYQSFDEYLRMVKTPLVQELNKLAEDKGIKVLSLDWVFGFRSMMTNKVIKTPDDMKGLNIRVPTSQLYTYTIKALGGNPVAMPYPDTYAAIQQGVIDGVEGSIMTYYGTKQYENVKKYSLTRHLLGVSAVCISKKTWDSLTDEQRTIIQEEVDAGALDNLAATVVLENEYTQKLKEYGVEFNEVDAEAFNKAAAPVFNEFPQWTPGIHDRIMEELTKIRQDIKEGK